A stretch of Mesoplodon densirostris isolate mMesDen1 chromosome 7, mMesDen1 primary haplotype, whole genome shotgun sequence DNA encodes these proteins:
- the IRF7 gene encoding interferon regulatory factor 7 isoform X1: MAVAPDGATPRVLFGDWLLGEVSSGRYEGLRWLDAARTRFRVPWKHFARKDLGEADSRIFKAWAVARGRWPLHSSGGARPTAESALRASWKTNFRCALRCTRRFVMLQDNSGDPTDPHKVYMVTPEPACEESQVQCSPNPNSPSESPGISQGEDEALEDAPPTRDGLLGPYLAADAGERLGHGLAGLSPEPCASSPAGDAGDLLLQALQQSCLEDHLLTAACGVEPIVPEAPDTGPPPAPGQPREAEPRTTASPSACTLMAGHLHVAGPTCSQLGLHTLPSLGALDLTITYKGRTVLQEVVGRPSCVLLYGPPGVGGGASEPQRVAFPSPAELPDQKQLHYTEKLLQHVAPGLQLELRGLRLWARRLGKCKVYWEVGGPLGSASPSTPACLLPRNCDTAIFDFGTFFQELGEFQACRRRGSPHYTIYLGFGQDLSVGRPKEKSLVLVKLEPWLCRAYLEGVQREGASSLDSSSLSLCLSSSNSLYDDLEHFLEHFLMEVEQPG, encoded by the exons ATGGCCGTGGCTCCCGACGG GGCGACCCCGCGCGTGCTCTTCGGAGACTGGCTTCTGGGCGAGGTCAGCAGCGGCCGCTACGAGGGACTACGGTGGCTGGACGCGGCCCGAACGCGCTTCCGCGTGCCCTGGAAGCACTTCGCGCGGAAGGACCTTGGAGAGGCCGACTCGCGCATCTTCAAG GCCTGGGCTGTGGCCCGCGGCAGGTGGCCTCTCCATAGCAGCGGAGGTGCCCGGCCGACCGCCGAGAGTGCGCTCCGAGCTTCCTGGAAAACTAACTTCCGCTGCGCGCTGCGCTGTACGCGGCGCTTCGTGATGTTGCAAGACAACTCGGGGGACCCTACCGACCCTCATAAGGTGTACATGGTCACCCCCGAGCCGGCGTGCGAAG AGTCGCAAGTCCAGTGTTCCCCCAACCCTAATTCTCCCTCAGAAAGCCCAGGCATTAGCCAGGGGGAGGACGAGGCCCTTGAAGATGCCCCACCTACAAGG GATGGGCTTCTGGGGCCATACCTGGCAGCAGATGCTGGCGAGAGGCTGGGGCATGGGCTGGCCGGGCTGAGCCCTGAGCCCTGTGCCTCAAGCCCAGCTGGAGATGCTGGGGACCTATTGCTCCAGGCTCTGCAGCAGAGCTGCCTGGAGGACCATCTGCTGACAGCTGCGTGTGGGGTGGAGCCGATAGTCCCTGAGGCTCCTG ACACAggtccacccccagcccccgggCAGCCCCGAGAGGCGGAGCCCCGCACCACAGCCTCCCCCAGTGCCTGCACCCTGATGGCAGGGCATCTGCACGTGGCTGGCCCCACCTGCTCACAGCTCGGTCTGCACACACTGCCCAGCTTGGGGGCCCTGGACTTGACCATCACGTACAAGGGCCGAACAGTGCTGCAGGAGGTGGTGGGGCGCCCAAGCTGTGTGCTCCTGTATGGCCCCCCCGGTGTAGGTGGTGGGGCTTCAGAGCCCCAGCGAGTAGCCTTTCCTAGCCCCGCCGAGCTGCCTGACCAGAAGCAGCTCCACTACACAGAGAAGCTGCTGCAGCACGTGGCCCCCGGCCTGCAGCTGGAACTCCGGGGTCTCAGGCTGTGGGCCCGGCGCCTGGGCAAGTGTAAGGTCTATTGGGAGGTGGGAGGGCCCCTGGGCTCGGCCAGCCCCTCCACCCCCGCCTGCCTGCTGCCCCGGAACTGCGACACCGCCATCTTTGACTTCGGCACCTTCTTCCAAG AACTGGGGGAGTTTCAGGCCTGCCGGCGCCGGGGCTCCCCTCACTACACCATCTATCTGGGCTTTGGGCAGGACCTGTCAGTGGGGAGGCCCAAGGAGAAGAGCCTGGTCCTGGTGAAG CTGGAGCCATGGCTGTGCCGGGCATACCTGGAGGGCGTGCAGCGCGAAGGCGCGTCCTCTCTGgacagcagcagcctcagcctcTGCCTGTCCAGCTCCAACAGCCTCTATGATGACCTGGAGCACTTCCTGGAGCACTTCCTGATGGAGGTGGAGCAGCCTGGCTAG
- the IRF7 gene encoding interferon regulatory factor 7 isoform X2, translating into MAVAPDGATPRVLFGDWLLGEVSSGRYEGLRWLDAARTRFRVPWKHFARKDLGEADSRIFKAWAVARGRWPLHSSGGARPTAESALRASWKTNFRCALRCTRRFVMLQDNSGDPTDPHKVYMVTPEPACEESPGISQGEDEALEDAPPTRDGLLGPYLAADAGERLGHGLAGLSPEPCASSPAGDAGDLLLQALQQSCLEDHLLTAACGVEPIVPEAPDTGPPPAPGQPREAEPRTTASPSACTLMAGHLHVAGPTCSQLGLHTLPSLGALDLTITYKGRTVLQEVVGRPSCVLLYGPPGVGGGASEPQRVAFPSPAELPDQKQLHYTEKLLQHVAPGLQLELRGLRLWARRLGKCKVYWEVGGPLGSASPSTPACLLPRNCDTAIFDFGTFFQELGEFQACRRRGSPHYTIYLGFGQDLSVGRPKEKSLVLVKLEPWLCRAYLEGVQREGASSLDSSSLSLCLSSSNSLYDDLEHFLEHFLMEVEQPG; encoded by the exons ATGGCCGTGGCTCCCGACGG GGCGACCCCGCGCGTGCTCTTCGGAGACTGGCTTCTGGGCGAGGTCAGCAGCGGCCGCTACGAGGGACTACGGTGGCTGGACGCGGCCCGAACGCGCTTCCGCGTGCCCTGGAAGCACTTCGCGCGGAAGGACCTTGGAGAGGCCGACTCGCGCATCTTCAAG GCCTGGGCTGTGGCCCGCGGCAGGTGGCCTCTCCATAGCAGCGGAGGTGCCCGGCCGACCGCCGAGAGTGCGCTCCGAGCTTCCTGGAAAACTAACTTCCGCTGCGCGCTGCGCTGTACGCGGCGCTTCGTGATGTTGCAAGACAACTCGGGGGACCCTACCGACCCTCATAAGGTGTACATGGTCACCCCCGAGCCGGCGTGCGAAG AAAGCCCAGGCATTAGCCAGGGGGAGGACGAGGCCCTTGAAGATGCCCCACCTACAAGG GATGGGCTTCTGGGGCCATACCTGGCAGCAGATGCTGGCGAGAGGCTGGGGCATGGGCTGGCCGGGCTGAGCCCTGAGCCCTGTGCCTCAAGCCCAGCTGGAGATGCTGGGGACCTATTGCTCCAGGCTCTGCAGCAGAGCTGCCTGGAGGACCATCTGCTGACAGCTGCGTGTGGGGTGGAGCCGATAGTCCCTGAGGCTCCTG ACACAggtccacccccagcccccgggCAGCCCCGAGAGGCGGAGCCCCGCACCACAGCCTCCCCCAGTGCCTGCACCCTGATGGCAGGGCATCTGCACGTGGCTGGCCCCACCTGCTCACAGCTCGGTCTGCACACACTGCCCAGCTTGGGGGCCCTGGACTTGACCATCACGTACAAGGGCCGAACAGTGCTGCAGGAGGTGGTGGGGCGCCCAAGCTGTGTGCTCCTGTATGGCCCCCCCGGTGTAGGTGGTGGGGCTTCAGAGCCCCAGCGAGTAGCCTTTCCTAGCCCCGCCGAGCTGCCTGACCAGAAGCAGCTCCACTACACAGAGAAGCTGCTGCAGCACGTGGCCCCCGGCCTGCAGCTGGAACTCCGGGGTCTCAGGCTGTGGGCCCGGCGCCTGGGCAAGTGTAAGGTCTATTGGGAGGTGGGAGGGCCCCTGGGCTCGGCCAGCCCCTCCACCCCCGCCTGCCTGCTGCCCCGGAACTGCGACACCGCCATCTTTGACTTCGGCACCTTCTTCCAAG AACTGGGGGAGTTTCAGGCCTGCCGGCGCCGGGGCTCCCCTCACTACACCATCTATCTGGGCTTTGGGCAGGACCTGTCAGTGGGGAGGCCCAAGGAGAAGAGCCTGGTCCTGGTGAAG CTGGAGCCATGGCTGTGCCGGGCATACCTGGAGGGCGTGCAGCGCGAAGGCGCGTCCTCTCTGgacagcagcagcctcagcctcTGCCTGTCCAGCTCCAACAGCCTCTATGATGACCTGGAGCACTTCCTGGAGCACTTCCTGATGGAGGTGGAGCAGCCTGGCTAG
- the IRF7 gene encoding interferon regulatory factor 7 isoform X4, translated as MAVAPDGATPRVLFGDWLLGEVSSGRYEGLRWLDAARTRFRVPWKHFARKDLGEADSRIFKAWAVARGRWPLHSSGGARPTAESALRASWKTNFRCALRCTRRFVMLQDNSGDPTDPHKVYMVTPEPACEDTGPPPAPGQPREAEPRTTASPSACTLMAGHLHVAGPTCSQLGLHTLPSLGALDLTITYKGRTVLQEVVGRPSCVLLYGPPGVGGGASEPQRVAFPSPAELPDQKQLHYTEKLLQHVAPGLQLELRGLRLWARRLGKCKVYWEVGGPLGSASPSTPACLLPRNCDTAIFDFGTFFQELGEFQACRRRGSPHYTIYLGFGQDLSVGRPKEKSLVLVKLEPWLCRAYLEGVQREGASSLDSSSLSLCLSSSNSLYDDLEHFLEHFLMEVEQPG; from the exons ATGGCCGTGGCTCCCGACGG GGCGACCCCGCGCGTGCTCTTCGGAGACTGGCTTCTGGGCGAGGTCAGCAGCGGCCGCTACGAGGGACTACGGTGGCTGGACGCGGCCCGAACGCGCTTCCGCGTGCCCTGGAAGCACTTCGCGCGGAAGGACCTTGGAGAGGCCGACTCGCGCATCTTCAAG GCCTGGGCTGTGGCCCGCGGCAGGTGGCCTCTCCATAGCAGCGGAGGTGCCCGGCCGACCGCCGAGAGTGCGCTCCGAGCTTCCTGGAAAACTAACTTCCGCTGCGCGCTGCGCTGTACGCGGCGCTTCGTGATGTTGCAAGACAACTCGGGGGACCCTACCGACCCTCATAAGGTGTACATGGTCACCCCCGAGCCGGCGTGCGAAG ACACAggtccacccccagcccccgggCAGCCCCGAGAGGCGGAGCCCCGCACCACAGCCTCCCCCAGTGCCTGCACCCTGATGGCAGGGCATCTGCACGTGGCTGGCCCCACCTGCTCACAGCTCGGTCTGCACACACTGCCCAGCTTGGGGGCCCTGGACTTGACCATCACGTACAAGGGCCGAACAGTGCTGCAGGAGGTGGTGGGGCGCCCAAGCTGTGTGCTCCTGTATGGCCCCCCCGGTGTAGGTGGTGGGGCTTCAGAGCCCCAGCGAGTAGCCTTTCCTAGCCCCGCCGAGCTGCCTGACCAGAAGCAGCTCCACTACACAGAGAAGCTGCTGCAGCACGTGGCCCCCGGCCTGCAGCTGGAACTCCGGGGTCTCAGGCTGTGGGCCCGGCGCCTGGGCAAGTGTAAGGTCTATTGGGAGGTGGGAGGGCCCCTGGGCTCGGCCAGCCCCTCCACCCCCGCCTGCCTGCTGCCCCGGAACTGCGACACCGCCATCTTTGACTTCGGCACCTTCTTCCAAG AACTGGGGGAGTTTCAGGCCTGCCGGCGCCGGGGCTCCCCTCACTACACCATCTATCTGGGCTTTGGGCAGGACCTGTCAGTGGGGAGGCCCAAGGAGAAGAGCCTGGTCCTGGTGAAG CTGGAGCCATGGCTGTGCCGGGCATACCTGGAGGGCGTGCAGCGCGAAGGCGCGTCCTCTCTGgacagcagcagcctcagcctcTGCCTGTCCAGCTCCAACAGCCTCTATGATGACCTGGAGCACTTCCTGGAGCACTTCCTGATGGAGGTGGAGCAGCCTGGCTAG
- the IRF7 gene encoding interferon regulatory factor 7 isoform X3 encodes MAVAPDGATPRVLFGDWLLGEVSSGRYEGLRWLDAARTRFRVPWKHFARKDLGEADSRIFKAWAVARGRWPLHSSGGARPTAESALRASWKTNFRCALRCTRRFVMLQDNSGDPTDPHKVYMVTPEPACEESQVQCSPNPNSPSESPGISQGEDEALEDAPPTRDGLLGPYLAADAGERLGHGLAGLSPEPCASSPAGDAGDLLLQALQQSCLEDHLLTAACGVEPIVPEAPDTGPPPAPGQPREAEPRTTASPSACTLMAGHLHVAGPTCSQLGLHTLPSLGALDLTITYKGRTVLQEVVGRPSCVLLYGPPGVGGGASEPQRVAFPSPAELPDQKQLHYTEKLLQHVAPGLQLELRGLRLWARRLGKCKVYWEVGGPLGSASPSTPACLLPRNCDTAIFDFGTFFQGPVSGEAQGEEPGPGEAGAMAVPGIPGGRAARRRVLSGQQQPQPLPVQLQQPL; translated from the exons ATGGCCGTGGCTCCCGACGG GGCGACCCCGCGCGTGCTCTTCGGAGACTGGCTTCTGGGCGAGGTCAGCAGCGGCCGCTACGAGGGACTACGGTGGCTGGACGCGGCCCGAACGCGCTTCCGCGTGCCCTGGAAGCACTTCGCGCGGAAGGACCTTGGAGAGGCCGACTCGCGCATCTTCAAG GCCTGGGCTGTGGCCCGCGGCAGGTGGCCTCTCCATAGCAGCGGAGGTGCCCGGCCGACCGCCGAGAGTGCGCTCCGAGCTTCCTGGAAAACTAACTTCCGCTGCGCGCTGCGCTGTACGCGGCGCTTCGTGATGTTGCAAGACAACTCGGGGGACCCTACCGACCCTCATAAGGTGTACATGGTCACCCCCGAGCCGGCGTGCGAAG AGTCGCAAGTCCAGTGTTCCCCCAACCCTAATTCTCCCTCAGAAAGCCCAGGCATTAGCCAGGGGGAGGACGAGGCCCTTGAAGATGCCCCACCTACAAGG GATGGGCTTCTGGGGCCATACCTGGCAGCAGATGCTGGCGAGAGGCTGGGGCATGGGCTGGCCGGGCTGAGCCCTGAGCCCTGTGCCTCAAGCCCAGCTGGAGATGCTGGGGACCTATTGCTCCAGGCTCTGCAGCAGAGCTGCCTGGAGGACCATCTGCTGACAGCTGCGTGTGGGGTGGAGCCGATAGTCCCTGAGGCTCCTG ACACAggtccacccccagcccccgggCAGCCCCGAGAGGCGGAGCCCCGCACCACAGCCTCCCCCAGTGCCTGCACCCTGATGGCAGGGCATCTGCACGTGGCTGGCCCCACCTGCTCACAGCTCGGTCTGCACACACTGCCCAGCTTGGGGGCCCTGGACTTGACCATCACGTACAAGGGCCGAACAGTGCTGCAGGAGGTGGTGGGGCGCCCAAGCTGTGTGCTCCTGTATGGCCCCCCCGGTGTAGGTGGTGGGGCTTCAGAGCCCCAGCGAGTAGCCTTTCCTAGCCCCGCCGAGCTGCCTGACCAGAAGCAGCTCCACTACACAGAGAAGCTGCTGCAGCACGTGGCCCCCGGCCTGCAGCTGGAACTCCGGGGTCTCAGGCTGTGGGCCCGGCGCCTGGGCAAGTGTAAGGTCTATTGGGAGGTGGGAGGGCCCCTGGGCTCGGCCAGCCCCTCCACCCCCGCCTGCCTGCTGCCCCGGAACTGCGACACCGCCATCTTTGACTTCGGCACCTTCTTCCAAG GACCTGTCAGTGGGGAGGCCCAAGGAGAAGAGCCTGGTCCTGGTGAAG CTGGAGCCATGGCTGTGCCGGGCATACCTGGAGGGCGTGCAGCGCGAAGGCGCGTCCTCTCTGgacagcagcagcctcagcctcTGCCTGTCCAGCTCCAACAGCCTCTATGA
- the CDHR5 gene encoding cadherin-related family member 5 translates to MVTWALLLTLLVAVAQAQVCSVKKTFFEVNENTSPGQPLLNITIPEGQQVTLGPSSTRFAFRIQGTQLFLNVTPDYEENSMLEAVLECKRDDTVVTQLKVLVSVLDVNDNPPTFPFVVKVQRVPEDTKVNALVIPETELKAQDLDKSDILFYTLQEVTPGASGFFSLVGANRPELRLDRSLDFDRWQNMTFQLLVRDTREENVEPSHTATATLVLEVQPADLRPPWFLPCMYSDGFVCIEAQYHGAVPTGHALSGPLILHPGPIYAVDGDWGINQPIVYSIFRGNEDSSFSIDAGTGNLTVTKSIPSPKTFLLLVKGEQADRARYSVTQVTVEARAASGSPPRFPQSLYRGTVARGSGVGVAIKDAAAPSQPLRIRAQDPEFPDFNSVITYRITNNSNFRMDGEAVLTRASLVHAGVFYAEVEARNTVTSGTATAVVEVRVSEQEPTPAGPPTSPETAGTTRASSGTTSEAARPPEPSRGSSTTSSGGDSGPHPSSTTSSGGDSGPHPSSTTSSGGDSGPHPSSTTSSGGDSGPHPSSTTSSGGDSGLHPSSGTTLRPPASSTPGGPPSAGTSPSPPSASPSGGSAQTSKPGTYLPMSPGPSRTLRPAGTPGTGGSSPGIDHVEGRRFSVVEMAALGGVLSALLLLALIALTVLVHKHYGHRLKCCCGKALEPQPQGFDNQAFLNNPDEASWAPAPSPSSSPVPPAPPEPAPPEPKPPSPETFRRVPESPAVALDGDGPAAVRSILTKERRPEGGYKAVWFGEDIGAEADVVVLNTPASEVDGAGDEGSEGSGDEGAEAGPRGGAQDAPGSNSVYL, encoded by the exons ATGGTTACTTGGGCCCTACTGCTTACTCTGCTCGTGGCCGTGGCCCAGGCCCAGG TCTGCTCTGTGAAAAAGACCTTCTTCGAAGTCAATGAGAACACGAGTCCCGGGCAGCCCCTCCTCAACATCACCATCCCTGAGGGCCAGCAGGTGACCCTCGGACCGTCGTCCACCCGTTTCGCATTTCGGATCCAGGGGACTCAGCTGTTTCTCAATGTGACCCCGGACTACGAG GAGAACTCAATGCTGGAAGCGGTCCTGGAGTGCAAGAGGGATGACACTGTG GTGACCCAGCTGAAGGTGCTTGTGTCAGTGCTGGATGTCAACGACAACCCGCCCACGTTCCCCTTTGTAGTCAAGGTCCAAAGGGTGCCAGAG GACACTAAAGTGAATGCCCTCGTCATCCCCGAGACCGAGCTGAAGGCCCAGGACCTCGACAAAAGTGACATCCTGTTCTACACCCTCCAGGAAGTGACCCCG ggtgCCAGCGGCTTCTTCTCTTTGGTGGGTGCGAACCGCCCAGAGCTGCGGCTGGACCGGTCACTGGACTTCGACAGGTGGCAGAACATGACCTTCCAGCTGCTGGTCCGG GACACGCGAGAGGAGAACGTGGAACCCAGCCACACGGCCACGGCCACCTTGGTCCTGGAGGTGCAGCCCGCCGACCTGCGACCCCCCTGGTTCCTGCCCTGCATGTACTCTGACGGTTTTGTCTGCATCGAAGCCCAGTACCACGGGGCTGTGCCCACAGGCCACGCACTG TCAGGACCCCTCATCCTGCATCCTGGGCCCATCTACGCCGTGGACGGGGACTGGGGCATCAATCAACCCATTGTGTACAGCATCTTCAGGG GAAACGAGGACAGCTCGTTCTCCATTGATGCCGGCACAGGCAACCTCACCGTGACCAAGAGCATCCCTAGCCCCAAGACCTTCCTTCTGCTGGTCAAG GGCGAGCAGGCGGATCGCGCCAGGTACTCGGTGACCCAGGTCACGGTGGAGGCCCGGGCCGCCAGTGGGAGCCCGCCCCGCTTCCCCCAGAGCCTGTACCGTGGCACCGTGGCGCGTGGCTCTGGGGTAGGCGTGGCCATCAAGGATGCAGctgccccctcccagcctctgAGGATCCGGGCCCAGGATCCTGAGTTCCCA GACTTCAACTCGGTCATCACGTATCGGATCACCAACAACTCTAACTTCAGAATGGACGGGGAGGCTGTGCTGACTAGAGCTTCACTGGTGCACGCCGGGGTCTTCTATGCAGAG GTTGAGGCCAGGAACACGGTGACCTCAGGCACGGCGACCGCGGTCGTGGAGGTTCGAGTCTCAGAACAGGAACCCACCCCTGCAG GCCCCCCCACTTCCCCAGAGACAGCAGGAACAACCAGAGCTTCCAGCGGCACCACGTCGGAAGCCGCCCGGCCCCCTGAGCCCTCTCGGGGGTCCTCCACGACCAGCTCTGGGGGGGACAGCGGCCCGCACCCCTCCTCCACGACCAGCTCTGGGGGGGACAGCGGCCCGCACCCCTCCTCCACGACCAGCTCTGGGGGGGACAGCGGCCCGCACCCCTCCTCCACGACCAGCTCTGGGGGGGACAGCGGCCCGCACCCCTCCTCCACGACCAGCTCTGGGGGGGACAGCGGCCTGCACCCCTCCTCAGGCACAACTCTGAGGCCTCCGGCCTCCTCCACGCCTGGGGGGCCCCCCAGTGCGGGAACCAGCCCCTCCCCGCCATCAGCCTCTCCCAGCGGGGGCTCAGCACAGACCTCGAAGCCAGGAACCTATCTGCCAATGTCCCCTGGGCCCAGCAGGACCCTCCGGCCCGCAG GGACGCCTGGGACCGGAGGAAGCAGTCCAGGCATAGACCACGTTGAGGGCCGGCGCTTCTCGGTGGTGGAGATGGCGGCGCTGGGAGGGGTGCTGAGTGCACTGCTTCTTCTGGCTCTGATCGCCCTCACAGTCCTCGTCCACAAGCACTATGGCCACCGACTCAAGTGCTGCTGTGGCAAAGCGCTG GAGCCCCAGCCCCAAGGCTTTGACAACCAGGCCTTCCTCAACAACCCCGACGAGGCCAGCTGGGCGCCGGCTCCTAGCCCCTCATCCAGTCCCGTCCCGCCGGCTCCCCCAGAGCCTGCACCCCCAGAACCCAAGCCCCCCAGCCCGGAGACCTTCCGCCGAGTCCCTGAGTCCCCCGCGGTGGCCCTGGATGGGGACGGCCCGGCAGCTGTGAGGTCCATCCTGACCAAGGAGCGGCGGCCTGAGGGTGGCTACAAGGCGGTGTGGTTTGGCGAGGACATCGGGGCCGAGGCCGACGTGGTGGTCCTCAACACGCCTGCCTCGGAAGTGGACGGTGCTGGCGACGAGGGCAGCGAAGGCAGCGGGGACGAGGGCGCAGAGGCGGGCCCGCGCGGGGGTGCCCAGGACGCGCCTGGCTCCAACTCCGTCTACCTCTAG
- the SCT gene encoding secretin, protein MATRALLLLLLLPPPPPLLRGCAARPAPPRAPRHSDGTFTSELSRLRESARLQRLLQGLVGKRSEQDTENSTAWTNSAEGHLCLLWSDAPTLQAWMPLRPPEDQAWSPQMPLGLRAGVMVSEPAIPAAEGTQMRP, encoded by the exons ATGGCCACTCgggccctgctgctgctgctgctgctgccgccgccgccgccgctgctccgGGGCTGCGCCGCGCGCCCCGCGCCCCCCAG GGCCCCGCGACACTCGGACGGGACTTTCACCAGCGAGCTCAGCCGCCTGCGGGAGAGCGCGCGGCTGCAGCGGCTGCTGCAGGGCCTGGTGGGGAAGCGCAG CGAGCAGGACACAGAGAACAGCACAGCCTGGACCAACTCTGCGGAGGGCCACCTCTGCCTGCTGTGGTCCGACGCTCCCACCCTGCAGGCCTG GATGCCCCTGAGGCCCCCCGAGGATCAGGCCTGGTCTCCCCAGATGCCTCTTGGACTGAGGGCTGGGGTCATGGTGTCAGAGCCGGCCATCCCTGCTGCTGAGGGGACCCAGATGAGGCCCTGA
- the DRD4 gene encoding D(4) dopamine receptor: MGNRSAADADGLLAGRGPGTGGGAGGPGAAAALAGGVLLIGAVLAGNSLVCVSVAAERALQTPTNYFIVSLAAADLLLALLVLPLFVYSEVQGGVWLLSPGLCDALMAMDVMLCTASIFNLCAISVDRFAAVAVPLRYNRQGRGGRQLLLIGATWLLSAAVAAPVLCGLNDARSRDPSVCRLEDRDYVVYSSVCSFFLPCPLMLLLYWATFRGLRRWEAARRAKLHGRATRRPSGPGPPPPDAIPAPDCIPPPDAPTPPDAIQAPDAAPPPDATPTSDAVVPPDAMPAEPPLRARRRRRAKITGRERKAMRVLPVVVGAFLLCWTPFFVVHISRALCPTCAVPPRLVSAVTWLGYVNSALNPVIYTIFNAEFRTVFRKALRLGC; the protein is encoded by the exons ATGGGGAACCGCAGCGCCGCGGACGCGGACGGGCTGCTGGCTGGGCGCGGGCCCGGCacgggcggcggggcggggggccccggggcggcggcggcgctggCGGGGGGCGTGCTGCTCATCGGCGCGGTGCTCGCAGGGAACTCGCTCGTGTGCGTGAGCGTGGCGGCCGAGCGCGCCCTGCAGACGCCCACCAACTACTTCATCGTGAGCCTGGCGGCCGCCGACCTCCTGCTCGCCCTGCTCGTGCTGCCTCTCTTCGTCTACTCCGAG GTCCAGGGCGGCGTGTGGCTGCTGAGCCCCGGACTCTGCGACGCGCTCATGGCCATGGACGTCATGCTGTGCACGGCCTCCATCTTCAACTTGTGCGCCATCAGCGTGGACAG GTTCGCAGCGGTGGCCGTGCCGCTGCGCTACAACCGCCAGGGCCGCGGCGGCCGGCAGCTGCTGCTCATCGGCGCCACGTGGCTGCTGTCGGCCGCGGTGGCGGCACCCGTGTTGTGCGGCCTCAACGACGCGCGCAGCCGCGATCCCTCCGTGTGCCGCCTGGAGGACCGCGACTACGTGGTCTACTCGTCCGTGTGCTCCTTCTTCCTGCCCTGCCCGCTCATGCTGCTGCTCTACTGGGCCACGTTCCGGGGCCTTCGGCGCTGGGAGGCAGCCCGCCGCGCCAAGCTGCACGGCCGTGCAACCCGCCGCCCCAGCGGCCCCGGCCCGCCGCCCCCCGACGCCATCCCGGCCCCAGACTGCATCCCGCCCCCCGACGCCCCGACGCCCCCCGACGCCATCCAGGCCCCCGATGCCGCCCCGCCCCCCGACGCCACCCCAACCTCGGATGCCGTCGTGCCCCCGGACGCCATGCCGGCCGAACCCCCGCTGCGGGCCCGCAGGAGGAGACGCGCCAAGATCACGGGCCGGGAGCGCAAAGCTATGAGAGTCCTGCCTGTGGTGGTCG GGGCCTTTCTGCTGTGCTGGACGCCCTTCTTTGTCGTGCACATCTCCCGGGCGCTGTGTCCCACGTGCGCCGTGCCCCCGCGGCTGGTGAGCGCGGTCACCTGGCTGGGCTACGTCAACAGCGCCCTCAACCCCGTCATCTACACCATCTTCAACGCCGAGTTCCGGACCGTCTTCCGCAAGGCTCTGCGCCTCGGCTGCTGA